The genomic interval CGCGGGCGGTGAGTTGCGGGGAGCAGGTAGAGAGTACGGCGCGGCGCTTTCGCCGCTGGCTCGCTAATAAAGCGCTCGACCTAACAGCCTTTTTTGCCGAAGGACAGGTGGAGATGATTCGCGCCCTGCTGGAAGCAGCATCTCGCCAACCGGCTGGTTCTGTTGACCATTGCCTACACGTGGGTGGTCGCCCTCGGCAGCCAAGCCGTTGCTGCTGGCATCGCCCAACCGCTCGTTCGTCGTCCCGACGGGTCGTTCCGGCGGCTCTGGAGCTTGTTTCGGGAAGGCTTGCGCTACTTCGTGCAAGTTGTTCAACGCCAAACCTTGTGTTTAGGATTACCCTTTATCCCAGACATAAGGTTTACTTGAAAACATGTCCTCTCCTCAGCCGTAGACAGGGAAAGGCGACTGCTCCGCAGTAACCGGGGGGATAGGGGTTCTGAACCAAAATGCCAACACAGCCTAGTTGCGGACACGCCCTAAAGGGGAGGAATGTTATTGCAGTACCCTCACTGGTTGGGCTGCAACCAGCCTTCTTACAAGAAGAGCGGGCGTCGTTCGTTTACCCCTTGATCACCAGCCCCTAGCCCATCGGTAAGTATATCGTGATAAGCAGGGCTGTCAGCCACTAAGGGGTCAATCTCCTTGAAAAATGCTGTAGGTTTCGGAAGGGGTCGGAGCTTGTTGAGAACGTTCCAATGCATCGCTTGTCATTTCATCGAGCCACATCTCTTCTACCGTTTCAATTTTTGCGGCGTGTGCGGCACGGGCAAGCGTTTGCGCCCCAATAGGGGAGGTCAGTAAAAACAACCCCCCTAAAGTAATCAACTTGATGGCAAGTAACCCATCACCAAAGGCAAGGGCAACTCCCAACAAAAGCAATCCACTGCCTAGTGTGCTTGCTTTTGTCGCTGCGTGCATCCTCAGGTAGACATCGCCAAAGCGGATCAATCCCCACGTTCCCAAAAGCATAACACTGACGCCAAACAAAAGCATCCCTGACGCTAACCATTCGCCTAACGTCATTTGAATAACCCCCTTCTTGGAATCTCCAGTGTTTTTCGGCGTAGATCGTGGCGTTCAAGGGTCGTTTTGCCCTTCACCCCCCGTTCCAAATAGATACCGATCACCACCACACTGAGAAACCCAACAATGGCAGTCACAATGACGAGATCAATCAGCGCCCGTTGGTTGCTTCGCAAGGCAAAGACAACCACGAAAGCAATCACATGGAGGGAAACCTGATCGGCAGCGACAGCGCGATCTGGGAGCGAGGGTCCACGCACCAGACGATATGCGGCTAAGATCAGCGAAAGCAAAATCAGATAACTTACAAGGGTCAGCACCCCGCTAAAGGCAGGACTCATCACACTCCCTCCCTCATCTACAGCGTCCTAGCGGGGTTGTTCCCGCTAGGGGGTTAACACAACCTCATGCTCCCGCCCTCCGTGCTGAATGCGAAAGCGAACCTTGCGCCAATGGGGAGGAAAATGAGGGGTAGTAGTAACCCCTTTATCCGCCAATTTTAAGCCACAGAAGCCAAAAACCACTGCTTGCCACAGCCCACCCGCCGCCGCCGCGTGAATGCCATCATGGACATTCCCTTTGAGGTCGTCAAGGTCGATTGCCGCCGCATAACTGAGCATGTGGTAGGCGTCATCCATGTTCCGCAGACGTGCGGCAACTTGGGCATGGGTGGCTGGACTCAACGACGAACCATGATCGGCAAGCGGGTAGTAAAACGCCCAATGCTTGGCTTGTTCTTCGGGGGTCATGATAGCATCCCCAAGAAGCGCTATAAGCATAACAAGGTCTGCCTGTTTGATCACCATTTGGTTTTGGATGGCGTGATGCCCAACGATTGCATCGTAGTTCGCCACCTTTGGCGTCCAAAGGCTGAGATCAACCGGTTCAAGATTGAAGAAGCCGTCGTACTGCTCGATCAGCCCATCAGCACGGGTGGGAATATACATCTTTTCGGCAATGGTTGCCCATGTTTCAAGCTGTGCCGGGGTAATGCTCAACCGTGTTAAAAGCGCCTCACCCGCTTTGGTGTAGTTGCTTTGCACCCACCGGGCAACGCGGATCGCCGTTTGTAAATGCCACCGCACCATGCTGTTTGTGAAAGCGCTGTTGTTCACATTGTCGTGATATTCATCGGGTCCGATTTGCATGGAGAGTTCGTAGCGGTCTTTATCTGCCTTGTATTCGACGCGGCTGCCCCAGAATACCGCCGTGTCAAGGACGATCTCTGCCCCATAGCGGGCAAACCACGCATGATCGCCTGTCCACTCCCAGAACATCATGACGGCGTAGGCAACATCAGCGCTGATATGCTGTTCGTTATCGCCCGTCCAAATGCGGATGCGCGATCCATCGGGGAGGGGGTGCGTCCACTGCGGCGTGGTTTCCTCGCCCGTATCGGTACTTTCCCAGGGGAACATCGCCCCTGCATAGCCTGCTTTTTTTGCCTTATTTCGCGCTCCGGGCAGATTGTGATAGCGGTACATGAGCAGGTTTCGGGCAAGTTCTGGTTGGGTCAAAATAAGCGGTGGGATGATGAACAGTTCGGTATCCCAAAAAACATGCCCCTTGTAGCCCGGACCAGAGAGCGTTTTCGCCCCGATGCTGGCGCGTTCTTCGTGGCGGGGGGCGGCAATGAGGATATGGTAAGTGGTGAAGCGCAGCGCCCGTTGAAGCGGTTCGTCGCCTTCAATCTCAATATCAGAGGCGTGCCAATATGCCGCCCACTGCGCCTCGTGTGCGGCTTTCAGGGCGTCGTAACCCTCTCCCTCAGCCGCAGCGAGAGTGGTCTGGCAGGCGACAATGGGGTCGGCAGCATCACGGCTGGTATGAATGGCACTCAATTTGACGATAACGAATGCCTCGTTTTTCGTCATGTCGCCTTCCGCCTGAAGGGTTGGACGATCTCCCCCCACCAGAGTGATTTGACCCTCGCTCCCCAGCAGCGCCGACATGACGGCAACCTCGTAGGCGCTTTGGGTGGTGATGCCCTTTGCCGCGACGCGCCCCTTAACAGCCGTATTCGTCAGGGATGCCCAGTGGTTGACGCCCTCCTTCGTTGTGCTGTGATCGACATAGCCACAGACGCGCACCAAGGCGTTTCCTGTCAGGGGGCGAACGCTCACCCGCTGCACAAGAAGGTGTTGATTTTCCAAACTAGCGAAGCGCTCAAAAAGAAGCTGCACCACTGTCCCCTTCGTCGTTTGCCACAAAACCCCCCGCGTAAGCGTTGCCGTCTTGAGATTCAAGGCTCGCTCGTAGCCGAGAACTTTGCTCGTTTTCTGGCTGAATTCCTCGCCATCAACGACCACCCGCAGGGGGAGCGGATTGGGGCAGTTGACCAGATCGGGAACAAGATCGCCATCAGCATGGTTGAAAATCCCATGCACCAGCGTGGAAACCATGGATCCGGGGTAATCTTCCTCAAAAGTCCCGCGCAGCCCCATATAGCCATTGCCAATGGTGTAGATCGTCTCCGTATGCGCCAACTTAAAGGGATTAAAAGGGGCATCCCCTATCCGCCATGTCCGCTCTTCTGCCGAATAAATCGCCATGCTGAAAGCCTCCTAAACCAATGAATTCTGAATCTGACGCCCACTTGATTCCCTGATAATGAGATTAGGGGGCAAGAGCAAGCCATCCACAAGAGAGGACGTTCGCCCTTCGATGTGATCGATAAGCCGTTCCACAATGAGCGAGGCAATCTCCAATACGGGCTGGCTAAGCGTCGTCAAAGTGGGGGTGAGGTGCTGTCCGCTGGGATCATCGTCAAAGCCTGTGACGGCAATATCGCCCCCAACCGATAGCCCCGCTGCCTGAATTGCCTTCATCACCCCAATGGCAAGGGTGTCACTGATGCATACAATTGCCGTTGGGCGCAGTGGGGGCGGAAGCCGAAGCAGGTGCTGTGTGGCAGCAAAGGCATCTGCGGTGTAGTTCTCACTGTGGACAATCCAATCCGGGTGGGGGCTGATCTGCGCCCCCGCAAGGGCAAGGTGGTAGCCTTCCAGTCGCTCATCGCCACTCAACGAACCGGGGGGCCAGCCCATTGCCCCAATGCGTTTATGCCCTAGTTCAAGAAGGTGATTGACCACCGCCTTAACGCCCTGTCGCCCATCGACATCGACATAGGGAAACTGCCAATCATCATTTGCCCGTCCAAAGGCGACAAAGGGAACATTCATATCCATAAGCCAACGCACACGCGGATCATCACGGTTGGTATCGGCAATGATGAAGCCATCGACCCGATTTGTCTGGACAAGTTCTAAAAAGGGGCGGGTCACTTGATCGGCGGGCTGAACAAAGGTCAGCACGTGGTAGCCATACGCCTCAGCCGTTTGCGCCATCGCATAGGTAAAGCGATCCAAGACGGGGTTGGTATCATCGGGGGCAACGGTGTGCCAGGGATAGCCAATCAGACGGGTTCGACTGGCTTGAAGGTTACGGGCGGTGCTGTTCGGGCGATAGCCCAGTTGTTTGGCGGCACGCAGCACCCGCTCACGGGTTTCGGCGCTCACCGGCGAACTGTTATTAAGAACGTAAGAAACCGTCGCAATGGAGACACCCGCCGCATGAGCCACATCATGAATGGTCACATTCAGACGGTAGCCAAGCGTCTCTGCCGCCGTGAACACGGCGTTTTGGGTGGCGGCATCCGCCTCATCCTGACGGCTCAGAATACGGTAGGCGGTAATCACAGAGACATTGCATTGTTCGGCAATATCACGCAAGGTTGGTGTTGGCATAGGGCAAAATGACTTTGGGTATAGAGCTAATTAAACGTTTAAGTAACCTATGAGAGACTATAAACCAACGTGAAACAGTTTGTCAACCAAGTCATGAGAGGGTTAGGCGGGGATGAGGTATACACAGGACTCCGCATCGTCGGCAATCCGTCCCATGCTGCGGGGGACAACGCCTACCAATCCAGAGATGAGGCGCATATCCATGACACACAAGTCGCTTTGTGCCGAAGAAAGCTGGTGGTAAGGGCAGTTCTGCGTTTTTAATAGATAGCCCTCTGGACACCGTTCCCATGTTGCCTCGTAGCCTTGCTCGTTCAGGTAGGTGACAACGTGATTGAGCCGTTCGGGGAGGGGAACGCCAGCCAGGTGAGCGAGGCGCGAATTGGTAACCATCTGGTCGGCAACCCCTTCAAGAATCACATTCACATGGGGGCTGCCAAGTTGTGTTTTAAGCTGTTCTAAGAGGGCTGCCATGATGTTTTGGTAATTGTTGGGGAAGGTGCTGAGCGCTTTTTCTGTCAGTTTGTAGACGTATTGGGGTCGCCCCGGCGCCCCACTGCGGCGCAAAACAGGCGGGGAGAGCAGGTCTTCCTCGCGCAGAATATCGAGATGATGGCGCACGGTCACAGCGGTGATGGTGTGCTGCATCCGCTGGCGCAGTGCGGTGACAATTTCCTCAACCGTCGCCTCCCCCTGGCTGCGCAAGATTTCTAAAATGCTCTTTCGGGTTGGCTGCATTTCCATAACAAGGGTACTTTCGTCACCAAACTACATCGGCTATCTCTCTAATTATACGATCAATCGTCGTTGAGGCGAGACGAAATCATTCGGATCGGTTTACAATCCTCCTATGAACGTTCTTCATTAGGAAAGACACCGCATGACGACCCGTTTCCGCCTTCTGATCCTCCTCATTGTGAGCGCCCTCCTGATGGGCATCACCACGTCATTCATCCGCGCTCAGGATGACCCAACGAAAATTTCCCGTTTGGGGGAATACCGAGGCTACGGTGAGTCGATCTACGATTCGTGGGTGCGTACCTCACAGTATGTGCCTGTGCGCGATGGGACACGCCTCGCCGTTGATATTGTCTATCCGGCAGAGGGGGGCAAGATCGCCCAGGGGCAGTTTCCCATCCTGTTTGTCCACGAGCGTTACGGACGGGCAGACATCGTAAACGGACAAGCGGTAACGCTGGCAAACTACCTTCCTTTTTGGGCGGTGTGGGTGCGGCATGGCTATGTGTTGGTCGTTGCCGATGTGCGCGGAGGGGGAGCATCGTTTGGCTACCGCACAGGCGAACACACCGACACCGATTCGCAAGACGCCTACGATTTGATCGACTGGCTGGTAGGGCAGTCGTGGTCAAGCGGCAAGGTCGGGATGATGGGCGTCTCGGCAAACGGGATCAGCCAATGGTTAGCGGCGGGGTCGGGACATCCGGCGTTGAAGGCAATCGTCCCCCAAATGACGATTTTCGATCTCTATGATTTTGTCTATCCGGGGGGGATTTACCGCTATGAGTTCTTGCAGGCATGGGCGCGGAACGTTCACCGCTTGGACATTGAGGAAATGCCTGTCCCTGTTGATGAGAGCGAGGCGTACGTCGCCGCACAGGAAGAACACAGCAAAAACCTGAACGTCTACGAATCGTCCAAAGGGCAGCCCTACCGCGACAGCCAATGGGGTGAACCGCCCCACCCCGCCTATGCCGATTGGTCAGCCCACCGGATGGCGGCGCGGATCAACGCGGCAAATACAGTGGCTGTCTATCAGATTGCCGGATGGTACGATATGTGGGCGGGGGCGCAGGCGTTTTGGTACAACAATTTGACCGTTCCTCAGAGGATTGTATTCACGCCCTATTCGCATGGGGCAGGTTTTGTGAAGGGCTGGCAAGCCTTCATTAAACCGCTGGTGAACGATACGTTTGATGATCTCTTTGCCCTCAATTTCCAACTGAACGAACACCTGCGCTTTTTCGATTACCATCTGAAGGGAATCGACAATGGAATCATGGATGAGCCGCCCGTGTGGTATTACACGATGGGCGCTCCGGCGGGTGAGGGGTGGCGTTCGGCAGAGGCGTTTCCGCTTCCCAACGAAGTGCGCACCCCATTTTATCTGGGGCTAGGTGGATCGCTGACCGAGCAAGTGGGCGAACCCTTTGGGGCGTCGTATAGGGTGGATTACAGCACGACGATGGGGACGACGACGCGCTGGCACAACGGACATGGCGGCGCCTTTGGCTACCCTGATATGAGCGCCCAAGCGGAAAAATCGCTCACCTTCACCACTGACCCCTTAAGCGAGGCGATGGAGATCACCGGCTTTCCGGTTGCCCATCTATGGGTGAGTTCCTCCACCGATGATGTGGATGTCTTTGTCTACCTTGAGGAGGTCGATGAGAATGGTCATGCTTACCCACTTGTGGAAGGGATGCTTCGCGCCTCACATCGGAAGATGTCCGACGCCCCCTACACGATGATGGGCTTGCCCTACCAGCGCAGTTTTGCCGAGGACATTCAACCCTTAGTAGCGGGCGGCGATCCAGTGGAATTGGTGATCGGCTTGCTGCCGACTTCCAACATCATCGATGCCGGACACCGGATTCGGCTGCGGATCACAGGGGCGGATAAAGATAATCATCTCACACCGGAGGTTAGCCCGCCGCCGCTGCTCTCGCTTGTTTTTGACGGTGGAGCGCACCCCTCGCGGATTGTGCTGCCCGTGATTCCGGCGGGGAAGTAGCCATGTGCTCTTGGTAGGGAGGTATCCCCTCTACCTAGAGCACATTTTGGTAAGTTAGACCATCTTCAGGGCAGCATTATTTTTTATTTCCACTGTCCAGTAACGGGCAGCCAACCAGCACCTCCCTGACCATAGACGAAGGTGATGTCCGCCTCGCCAGTGGTGTTGCTGTTGCGCAAGAA from Anaerolineales bacterium carries:
- a CDS encoding LacI family DNA-binding transcriptional regulator → MPTPTLRDIAEQCNVSVITAYRILSRQDEADAATQNAVFTAAETLGYRLNVTIHDVAHAAGVSIATVSYVLNNSSPVSAETRERVLRAAKQLGYRPNSTARNLQASRTRLIGYPWHTVAPDDTNPVLDRFTYAMAQTAEAYGYHVLTFVQPADQVTRPFLELVQTNRVDGFIIADTNRDDPRVRWLMDMNVPFVAFGRANDDWQFPYVDVDGRQGVKAVVNHLLELGHKRIGAMGWPPGSLSGDERLEGYHLALAGAQISPHPDWIVHSENYTADAFAATQHLLRLPPPLRPTAIVCISDTLAIGVMKAIQAAGLSVGGDIAVTGFDDDPSGQHLTPTLTTLSQPVLEIASLIVERLIDHIEGRTSSLVDGLLLPPNLIIRESSGRQIQNSLV
- a CDS encoding monovalent cation/H(+) antiporter subunit G codes for the protein MTLGEWLASGMLLFGVSVMLLGTWGLIRFGDVYLRMHAATKASTLGSGLLLLGVALAFGDGLLAIKLITLGGLFLLTSPIGAQTLARAAHAAKIETVEEMWLDEMTSDALERSQQAPTPSETYSIFQGD
- a CDS encoding ArsR family transcriptional regulator, which codes for MEMQPTRKSILEILRSQGEATVEEIVTALRQRMQHTITAVTVRHHLDILREEDLLSPPVLRRSGAPGRPQYVYKLTEKALSTFPNNYQNIMAALLEQLKTQLGSPHVNVILEGVADQMVTNSRLAHLAGVPLPERLNHVVTYLNEQGYEATWERCPEGYLLKTQNCPYHQLSSAQSDLCVMDMRLISGLVGVVPRSMGRIADDAESCVYLIPA
- a CDS encoding glycoside hydrolase family 65 protein, which produces MAIYSAEERTWRIGDAPFNPFKLAHTETIYTIGNGYMGLRGTFEEDYPGSMVSTLVHGIFNHADGDLVPDLVNCPNPLPLRVVVDGEEFSQKTSKVLGYERALNLKTATLTRGVLWQTTKGTVVQLLFERFASLENQHLLVQRVSVRPLTGNALVRVCGYVDHSTTKEGVNHWASLTNTAVKGRVAAKGITTQSAYEVAVMSALLGSEGQITLVGGDRPTLQAEGDMTKNEAFVIVKLSAIHTSRDAADPIVACQTTLAAAEGEGYDALKAAHEAQWAAYWHASDIEIEGDEPLQRALRFTTYHILIAAPRHEERASIGAKTLSGPGYKGHVFWDTELFIIPPLILTQPELARNLLMYRYHNLPGARNKAKKAGYAGAMFPWESTDTGEETTPQWTHPLPDGSRIRIWTGDNEQHISADVAYAVMMFWEWTGDHAWFARYGAEIVLDTAVFWGSRVEYKADKDRYELSMQIGPDEYHDNVNNSAFTNSMVRWHLQTAIRVARWVQSNYTKAGEALLTRLSITPAQLETWATIAEKMYIPTRADGLIEQYDGFFNLEPVDLSLWTPKVANYDAIVGHHAIQNQMVIKQADLVMLIALLGDAIMTPEEQAKHWAFYYPLADHGSSLSPATHAQVAARLRNMDDAYHMLSYAAAIDLDDLKGNVHDGIHAAAAGGLWQAVVFGFCGLKLADKGVTTTPHFPPHWRKVRFRIQHGGREHEVVLTP
- a CDS encoding CocE/NonD family hydrolase; protein product: MTTRFRLLILLIVSALLMGITTSFIRAQDDPTKISRLGEYRGYGESIYDSWVRTSQYVPVRDGTRLAVDIVYPAEGGKIAQGQFPILFVHERYGRADIVNGQAVTLANYLPFWAVWVRHGYVLVVADVRGGGASFGYRTGEHTDTDSQDAYDLIDWLVGQSWSSGKVGMMGVSANGISQWLAAGSGHPALKAIVPQMTIFDLYDFVYPGGIYRYEFLQAWARNVHRLDIEEMPVPVDESEAYVAAQEEHSKNLNVYESSKGQPYRDSQWGEPPHPAYADWSAHRMAARINAANTVAVYQIAGWYDMWAGAQAFWYNNLTVPQRIVFTPYSHGAGFVKGWQAFIKPLVNDTFDDLFALNFQLNEHLRFFDYHLKGIDNGIMDEPPVWYYTMGAPAGEGWRSAEAFPLPNEVRTPFYLGLGGSLTEQVGEPFGASYRVDYSTTMGTTTRWHNGHGGAFGYPDMSAQAEKSLTFTTDPLSEAMEITGFPVAHLWVSSSTDDVDVFVYLEEVDENGHAYPLVEGMLRASHRKMSDAPYTMMGLPYQRSFAEDIQPLVAGGDPVELVIGLLPTSNIIDAGHRIRLRITGADKDNHLTPEVSPPPLLSLVFDGGAHPSRIVLPVIPAGK